In a single window of the Brachionichthys hirsutus isolate HB-005 chromosome 18, CSIRO-AGI_Bhir_v1, whole genome shotgun sequence genome:
- the akt1 gene encoding RAC-alpha serine/threonine-protein kinase — protein sequence MTNVVIVKEGWLLKRGEYIKTWRPRYFLLKSDGTFIGYKERPQDVDQLETPLNNFSVAQCQLMKTERPKPNTFIIRCLQWTTVIERTFHVETIEEREEWASAIQAVAEGLQKQEEEMMDSSPDPMDMEVYLTKIKHKVTMHDFEYLKLLGKGTFGKVILVKEKATGRYYAMKILKKEVIVAKDEVAHTLTENRVLQNSKHPFLTGLKYSFQTHDRLCFVMEYANGGELFFHLSRDRVFSEERARFYGAEIVSALDYLHAERNVVYRDLKLENLMLDKDGHIKITDFGLCKEGIKDGATMKTFCGTPEYLAPEVLEDNDYGRAVDWWGLGVVMYEMMCGRLPFYNQDHEKLFELILMEDIRFPRTLGPEARSLLSGLLKKDPMQRLGGGSDDAKEIMQHKFFAGIEWQDVYEKKLVPPFKPQVTSETDTRYFDEEFTAQTITITPPGQDDSMESFDSERRPHFPQFSYSASGTA from the exons GAGAATACATCAAGACCTGGAGACCAAGGTATTTTCTGCTGAAGAGTGACGGTACATTCATCGGCTACAAAGAGCGACCACAAGATGTTGACCAGCTGGAAACCCCCTTAAATAACTTCTCTGTTGCTC AGTGCCAGCTGATGAAGACGGAACGACCCAAGCCGAACACATTCATCATCCGCTGCCTGCAGTGGACCACTGTCATCGAGCGCACCTTCCACGTGGAGACCATAGAGGAGAG GGAAGAATGGGCTTCAGCCATCCAAGCGGTGGCTGAAGGCCTGCAGaaacaagaggaggagatgatggacTCTTCTCCGGACCCCATGGACATGGAGGTCTACCTGACCAAAATCAAACACAAAGTG acTATGCACGACTTTGAATACCTCAAACTGTTGGGAAAAGGCACTTTTGGCAAAGTTATCTTGGTAAAGGAGAAGGCCACAGGGCGCTACTATGCCATGAAGATCCTGAAGAAGGAGGTGATCGTAGCAAAA GATGAAGtggcacacacactcacagagaaCAGAGTCCTCCAGAATTCAAAGCATCCGTTCTTGACG ggaCTGAAATACTCCTTCCAGACACACGACCGTCTGTGCTTTGTCATGGAGTACGCAAACGGTGGCGAG cttTTCTTCCATCTATCCAGGGACCGCGTGTTCTCAGAGGAACGGGCACGGTTCTACGGTGCAGAGATCGTGTCTGCGCTGGACTACCTACATGCTGAAAGGAACGTCGTCTATCGAGATCTAAAG CTGGAAAACCTCATGCTGGACAAAGACGGACACATAAAGATCACAGATTTCGGCCTCTGTAAAGAGGGTATCAAAGACGGCGCCACCATGAAAACCTTCTGCGGGACACCTGAGTACCTAGCGCCTGAG GTGCTAGAAGACAACGACTACGGCCGTGCCGTGGACTGGTGGGGTCTGGGGGTGGTGATGTACGAGATGATGTGTGGCAGACTGCCTTTTTACAACCAGGACCATGAGAAGCTGTTCGAGCTCATCCTCATGGAAGACATTCGCTTTCCTCGCACGCTCGGCCCCGAGGCGCGCTCGCTGCTGTCTGGCCTCCTGAAGAAAGACCCCATGCAGAG GTTAGGTGGAGGGTCTGACGATGCCAAGGAAATCATGCAGCACAAGTTCTTTGCAGGAATTGAATGGCAAGATGTTTACGAGAAGAAG CTGGTCCCACCATTTAAGCCACAAGTTACCTCGGAGACGGACACGCGATATTTCGACGAGGAATTCACAGCACAGACCATCACTATCACGCCACCCGGACAAG ATGACAGCATGGAGTCATTCGACAGCGAGCGGAGACCCCACTTCCCACAGTTCTCCTACTCTGCCAGCGGAACGGCCTAA